The DNA sequence AATCCCAAAACACTTGATTAGCTTTAtgactctctctcctctccacctgtagctggtgtgtggtgagcgcaCTGGTGCCATTGTCCTATGGTTGACGTCGCATCATccaagtggatgctgcacactggtggtggatgagaagAGAACCCCCACATGATTGTAAAAGCGCTTTGGGTGTACAACAATACacaaagcgctatataaatggatatttttttaatatatattttatattttattatgtaatataatcGTTTTCTGTCTCAGTTGAATGTgtataaagtgttttttaacTGCTGTTGATTTTGCCAACATATTGTTGTTGCAATCCCCCAGAATTCTGCTCGAGTCCAATTGATAGAGGTGATTGTGATGGCTTTGAGAGGAGATACGTGTACAACCCCAAGATTAAGAGATGCCAAATGTTTCCCTACACTGGCTGTGGAGGCAACAAAAACAACTTTGTCTCTAGGATACACTGCATAAGAATGTGCATGAGAGGTGTGTTTACTGCAGTCCTCGCTTACTTCAGAGGGTTTGATATTACAATTGAGGAAAGCCCCGCAGTTTAGCGTCAGTTATGATGATGCTTAAACATCCAACTTgtgttctattaaaaaaaaaagttgaaaagttGTATCTATTGTTGATTCTttatgttcaatttttttttctttcaggtcACTGGAGGAGGCGCATGCGGATGAAGTTGAGGAAATCAAATGTCTTATCCCGATCTGTCTAGAACATATATTTTTCACAATACCAAATCCTAAATCACTATTCGGAGAGAAAATAAGAAACCGCAGCATGTGCTTGTAACGCTGAGTCAGAGACGttatgatccataagcagctttatttcaataatccacagagtaaacagaaacaggtcaatcAGGGGCGTTAGATACCACGTAGACAAATCAcaatcataaaccttgacagagcgTAGAATCAGGGCTGGCGGCTGGCAGGCAGAGGCGAGAGAACAAGGCAGAGGTCGATAAGGTAGGCGGCAGGgaatcagagtccaataaacagtccaggtcatacacggaagatccaacagtggggaaacgctcggtaatgtctgcatgggcaaaacaagacttcgcgtttgagagaacagggagagttccttaaataggggatgaagatgagcgacacctgtgcaggtaatcagccccaggtacggggtgtatgggaaatgtagtttgaaggaggttaatactcaggtgacggttccctctggtggtgatcggagagagccacagaggctgtgtttgtgacagagccctcccCCTGCGAGCGGCTCCTGACGCGATGAGGTGATCGTCGCCGGGGTCTTCCTCGGGGTCTAGGAGCGGGTCTGTCTGGGTGATCTCGATGGAAGTCCGTGATAAGAGTGGGATCCAGTATGTCATCAGCATTGACCCAGGACCtttcctccggaccgtacccctcccaatcGACCAGATACTGTAGGACTCGGCCCCGGCGACGTGAATTCAGGATTTCGTGTACCTGATAGGCCTCCTGGCCATCGATGATGAGGGGAGGCGCTCTCTGGTCACCAGCCTCCTCTAGGTTCTCCGatcctctcggtccaccagcgGGCTTGAGCAAGGAGACATGAAAGGTGGGTGAGATACGGTAATGAGATGGGAGAGATAGTCTAAATGATACTGGGGTGATTTGACGGAGGATTTTGAAAGGGCCCACGTACCTGGGACTAAGTTTCTTGGATGGTAGTCTTAGGCGAAGATCCCGTGTGGACAGCCAAACCCATTGTCCGGGCTGGTAATCTGGATGAGCTCTGCGGTGTCGGTTGGCCTGAGTTCTGGTCCGACGAACTGCTCGGAGAAGGTGAACATGAGCGCTGTTCCAGGTCTCCTCACAGCGTCTCAGCCAAGCATCCACTGCAGGTAATTCGGATGGTTCGCCAGACCATGGGAAGAGAGGAGGTTGGAATCCTAGGATGCACTGGAAGGGAGTCATGCCAGTGGAAGGTTTTTGAAGGGAATtttgtgcgtactcggcccagaGCAGGAAGCGGCTCCAATCATTTTGATTCTGATTGCAGTAGGAACGGAGGAAACGGGAGAGTTCTTGGTTCAGGCGTTCGACCTGTCCATTGGATTGTGGGTGGTAACCTGATGTGAGACTGACATTGATGCCCAACTGTTGGCAGAATGCCGACCATACCCTGGAGGTAAATTGGGGACCCCTATCGGAGACAATGTCCTCCAGGAGGCCATAGAACCGAAACACATTCTCACAAAGTGCCTCTGCTGTTTCGAAGGCAGTTGG is a window from the Carassius gibelio isolate Cgi1373 ecotype wild population from Czech Republic chromosome A9, carGib1.2-hapl.c, whole genome shotgun sequence genome containing:
- the LOC128020148 gene encoding tissue factor pathway inhibitor 2, whose product is MCLVKAATNHMEQNAPLKPEEEPKPKTEPLAKHVEAPLNASHLPTRRVYKPSAQEAEFCSSPIDRGDCDGFERRYVYNPKIKRCQMFPYTGCGGNKNNFVSRIHCIRMCMRGHWRRRMRMKLRKSNVLSRSV